The following are encoded together in the Streptomyces sp. NBC_01465 genome:
- a CDS encoding ABC transporter permease produces the protein MLCLAGGAALSWGTAASAGPDAAGVATPAAMVWAAAFGLLGPVVVRAMTAVLRRPVGRMSGLAGELAAHNARARTARMASAVMPVMLASGLAVGLIFMQTTQSAGAKRAFDETLRADLVVTSASGGLPLDLVDTVRRQPGVAAVSAQIPTTGYIEPDEPMRPSEGEDTGPQPVELPMQGVTAQGVERATAYRAADGSLNALQGDTVALPATYADGRRLGDLVPMRLGDGTQVKLKLVATLEGRRGYETALVPASLLVGHTDGGLVPQIVVSAAEGTRPDQLAAALGSLTEQHPGLRVSGTEVLEAAQADADDTQTWMAYLILGVVVGYAALALVNTQILATAERRGEFMLQRLIGATRRQVLQMMTVEAALVALAGVVLGGLVAAATLVPLSISVLGTALPAGSPWILVAVITGAVALTLATTLLAAGAVLRGRPGDHGIVR, from the coding sequence CTCTCCTGGGGCACCGCGGCATCGGCCGGGCCCGATGCCGCGGGCGTCGCCACTCCGGCCGCGATGGTCTGGGCCGCGGCCTTCGGTCTGCTGGGGCCCGTGGTCGTACGCGCCATGACTGCCGTACTGCGCCGTCCCGTCGGCAGGATGTCCGGGCTGGCCGGGGAACTCGCCGCGCACAACGCACGGGCGCGCACGGCCCGGATGGCGTCCGCGGTCATGCCGGTGATGCTCGCCAGTGGCCTTGCCGTCGGGCTCATCTTTATGCAGACCACTCAATCCGCCGGAGCGAAGCGGGCGTTCGACGAGACGTTGCGCGCGGACCTGGTGGTGACCTCCGCCTCCGGCGGGCTGCCGCTCGATCTGGTCGACACCGTCCGCCGGCAGCCGGGTGTCGCCGCGGTCTCCGCGCAGATACCCACCACCGGCTACATCGAGCCGGACGAGCCGATGCGCCCGAGTGAGGGCGAGGACACAGGACCGCAGCCCGTCGAGCTGCCGATGCAGGGCGTCACCGCGCAAGGGGTGGAGCGCGCCACGGCATACCGTGCGGCCGACGGAAGCCTGAACGCGCTGCAGGGCGACACCGTCGCGCTGCCCGCGACGTACGCGGACGGCCGCAGGCTCGGTGACTTGGTGCCGATGCGCCTCGGTGACGGCACCCAGGTGAAACTGAAGCTGGTCGCCACCCTGGAGGGACGCCGCGGCTACGAGACGGCACTCGTCCCGGCCTCGCTCCTGGTCGGGCACACGGACGGCGGGCTCGTCCCCCAGATCGTGGTGAGTGCGGCAGAAGGCACACGGCCGGACCAACTGGCCGCCGCTCTCGGCTCGTTGACGGAACAGCACCCGGGGCTGCGGGTGTCCGGCACGGAGGTTCTGGAGGCGGCGCAGGCCGATGCGGACGACACCCAGACCTGGATGGCGTATCTGATCCTGGGCGTGGTCGTCGGCTACGCGGCACTCGCCCTGGTCAACACCCAGATCCTCGCAACCGCCGAGCGGCGCGGGGAGTTCATGCTGCAGCGGCTCATCGGCGCCACCCGGCGGCAGGTCCTGCAGATGATGACCGTGGAAGCAGCGCTGGTGGCACTGGCCGGCGTTGTGCTGGGCGGCCTCGTCGCCGCGGCGACCCTGGTGCCGCTGAGCATCAGTGTCCTCGGCACGGCGCTGCCGGCCGGTTCCCCGTGGATCCTGGTCGCGGTGATCACCGGCGCGGTCGCCCTCACCCTGGCGACGACCCTGCTTGCGGCGGGAGCCGTTCTGCGCGGGCGGCCCGGGGATCACGGAATCGTACGCTGA
- a CDS encoding sensor histidine kinase produces MDQQPQSNDQFWIGSLHRWHAVFWLLLGLVPPALAVLDDSSARTYWSLGLLAVLALCYPIGPVFPGRPVLRPHVYLGVLVVGLGAMAYLLGGEASMFVVALPQFWVFARSPRSAAVWSGVAAAVTLGCGSIEGVDAEIDAVIVLGYAAGVVIGVWVHRVIEQNNERARRLRAELAAAESALAAANQRRGAVEERERMARDIHDTLAQGFASIVVLAEAARLGFEKDPGRSRAQLVSIENTARENLAEARVLVGSAPQSGVAPGSVATSLRRTLERFAEDTDHTVSAELPDIDCDQQTRIALLRCLQESLANIRKHAAAAHVGVVLAELAPGIELEITDDGKGFVVGESQGFGLDGMRRRLAELGGELTVTSSLGDGTRVLAVLPVNGPA; encoded by the coding sequence ATGGATCAACAGCCGCAGTCCAACGACCAGTTCTGGATAGGTTCGCTCCATCGCTGGCATGCCGTCTTCTGGTTGCTCCTGGGACTTGTGCCGCCGGCTCTGGCGGTACTGGACGACTCCAGTGCGCGGACGTACTGGTCGTTGGGCCTGCTGGCCGTGCTTGCCCTGTGTTATCCGATCGGGCCGGTCTTCCCCGGACGTCCCGTGCTGCGGCCGCACGTCTATCTGGGTGTGCTCGTCGTCGGCCTGGGCGCGATGGCCTATCTGCTCGGTGGTGAGGCCTCGATGTTCGTGGTGGCTCTTCCACAGTTCTGGGTCTTCGCGAGGAGTCCGCGCTCCGCTGCCGTCTGGAGCGGTGTTGCCGCAGCGGTCACCCTGGGCTGCGGGTCCATCGAAGGAGTCGATGCCGAGATCGACGCGGTCATCGTGCTCGGCTATGCGGCGGGCGTGGTGATCGGTGTGTGGGTGCACCGCGTCATCGAGCAGAACAACGAGCGGGCCAGACGGCTCCGAGCCGAGCTGGCCGCCGCCGAGTCGGCGCTCGCCGCGGCGAACCAGCGCCGGGGCGCCGTGGAGGAGCGTGAACGCATGGCGCGCGACATCCACGACACCCTTGCCCAGGGTTTCGCCTCCATCGTGGTGCTGGCCGAAGCGGCTCGCCTCGGTTTCGAGAAGGACCCGGGCAGGAGCAGGGCGCAGCTGGTCTCCATCGAGAACACCGCCCGGGAGAACCTGGCCGAGGCCCGGGTGCTGGTCGGCTCGGCTCCGCAGAGCGGTGTGGCTCCCGGCTCGGTGGCGACCTCCCTGCGGCGGACTCTGGAGCGCTTCGCCGAGGACACGGACCACACCGTCAGCGCGGAACTTCCGGACATCGACTGTGATCAGCAGACCCGGATCGCGCTGCTGCGCTGCCTGCAGGAATCGCTCGCGAACATACGCAAGCACGCGGCCGCCGCGCACGTCGGTGTCGTCCTCGCCGAACTGGCCCCGGGGATCGAGCTGGAGATCACCGACGACGGAAAGGGCTTCGTGGTCGGGGAGTCCCAGGGCTTCGGCCTGGACGGCATGCGGCGACGGCTGGCCGAGCTGGGCGGGGAACTCACCGTCACCAGCTCGCTGGGCGACGGCACGCGCGTCCTCGCCGTACTCCCTGTGAACGGTCCGGCGTGA
- a CDS encoding VOC family protein: MPVRRLNHAVLYIRDVARAVEFYTDVFGFKVDVEIPGRAAFLSAQETLNDHDLGLFAIGADAPGPEQGRVGLYHLAWEVGTLGELVEMLDKLNGRGALVGATNHQVSKSLYAKDPDGNEFEVMWRVPREDWPAEGEAAQPRALDLEASLDRWGPDLKTGAAAGSAT; this comes from the coding sequence ATGCCCGTACGTCGTCTCAATCACGCTGTGCTCTACATCCGCGACGTCGCTCGCGCCGTCGAGTTCTACACCGATGTGTTCGGCTTCAAGGTCGATGTCGAGATTCCGGGCCGTGCGGCGTTCCTCAGCGCCCAGGAGACCCTCAACGATCACGATCTCGGGCTGTTCGCGATCGGCGCCGACGCTCCGGGGCCCGAACAGGGACGGGTCGGGCTGTACCACCTGGCCTGGGAGGTCGGCACACTCGGGGAACTCGTCGAGATGCTGGACAAGCTGAACGGGCGCGGCGCGCTCGTCGGTGCGACCAACCACCAGGTGTCCAAGTCGCTGTACGCCAAGGACCCCGACGGCAACGAGTTCGAGGTCATGTGGCGGGTGCCGCGCGAGGACTGGCCCGCCGAGGGCGAAGCCGCCCAGCCGCGGGCGCTGGATCTTGAGGCATCGCTGGACCGATGGGGGCCGGATCTGAAGACCGGTGCCGCCGCGGGATCTGCCACCTGA
- a CDS encoding M13 family metallopeptidase, with the protein MSILDEAREGMNPEIRPQDDLFGHVNGRWLDTARIPDDRSSWGPFVELVDNAERHVKEIIQELAAGGTDDEDARKIGALYASFMDEDAAEAKGLDPARPLIEAVGGVRDLRELAAFLGRFERIGGSGLFGSYISSDDRDSDRYLVNLLQGGIGLPDESYYREEKFADIRAAYLSYLTELLTLAEHGDPAGAAQTVFDIEAKLAAGHWERAETRDVQKTYNLTTFAELAVLAPEFDWSGYAAGLGGSEAVFAETCVRQPSYLAHLSGVLTEVPVEQWRDWLLVRVVGACSPYLSGAFVENNFAFYGRTLNGTPELRDRWKRAVQFVEGAVGEAVGKEYVARHFPPSSKEMMDELVANLLEAYRQSIGRLDWMTEETKERAYEKLATFRPKIGYPEKFRDYSALEVTEGDLLANAQAAEAFESDRQLAKIGAPVDRDEWFMLPQTVNAYYNPGTNEICFPAGILQKPFFSPDADAAENYGGIGSVIGHEIGHGFDDQGAQYDGQGNLNDWWTEADTTAFKAKSSELIKQYDAFSPRNLPGEFVNGALTVGENIGDLGGLTIGHTAYLIALDGAPAPEQDGLSGSQRLFLNWAFCWRTKRRKEQEQQYLTIDPHSPPEFRANIVRNLDEFHEAFGTTEGDGLWLAPEDRVRIW; encoded by the coding sequence ATGAGCATCCTGGATGAAGCCCGTGAGGGCATGAACCCCGAGATCCGCCCGCAGGACGACCTGTTCGGGCACGTCAACGGCCGCTGGCTGGACACTGCGCGGATCCCCGACGACCGCTCCAGCTGGGGTCCCTTCGTCGAGCTGGTCGACAACGCCGAACGGCATGTCAAGGAGATCATCCAGGAACTCGCGGCGGGCGGGACCGACGACGAGGACGCGCGGAAGATCGGCGCGCTCTACGCCTCCTTCATGGACGAGGACGCGGCCGAGGCCAAGGGGCTCGACCCCGCCAGGCCGCTGATCGAGGCCGTGGGCGGGGTCCGCGATCTGCGTGAGCTGGCTGCTTTCCTCGGCCGCTTCGAGCGCATCGGCGGCTCCGGGCTCTTCGGTTCGTACATCTCCAGCGACGACCGCGACTCCGACCGGTATCTCGTCAATCTGCTGCAGGGCGGGATCGGGCTGCCCGACGAGTCCTACTACCGCGAGGAGAAGTTCGCCGACATTCGTGCGGCGTACCTCTCCTATCTCACCGAGCTGCTCACGCTTGCCGAGCACGGCGACCCTGCGGGCGCCGCGCAGACCGTCTTCGACATCGAGGCGAAGCTGGCGGCCGGGCACTGGGAGCGGGCCGAGACCCGGGACGTACAGAAGACGTACAACCTCACGACCTTCGCCGAACTGGCCGTGCTGGCACCGGAGTTCGACTGGAGCGGGTACGCGGCCGGGCTCGGCGGGTCGGAGGCCGTGTTCGCGGAGACCTGTGTGCGCCAGCCCTCGTACCTCGCGCATCTGTCGGGTGTGCTGACCGAGGTGCCCGTCGAGCAGTGGCGCGACTGGCTGCTCGTGCGCGTCGTGGGGGCCTGCTCGCCGTATCTCTCCGGCGCGTTCGTCGAGAACAACTTCGCCTTCTACGGGCGCACTCTGAACGGCACCCCCGAACTGCGCGACCGCTGGAAGCGCGCCGTGCAGTTCGTGGAGGGCGCGGTCGGCGAGGCCGTCGGCAAGGAGTACGTCGCACGGCACTTCCCGCCGAGCTCCAAGGAGATGATGGACGAGCTGGTCGCCAACCTCCTCGAGGCGTACCGCCAGTCCATCGGCCGGCTCGACTGGATGACGGAGGAGACGAAGGAGCGGGCGTACGAGAAGCTCGCCACCTTCCGGCCGAAGATCGGCTACCCGGAGAAGTTCCGCGACTACTCGGCACTGGAGGTGACCGAGGGCGATCTGCTCGCCAACGCGCAGGCCGCGGAAGCCTTCGAGTCCGACCGCCAGCTCGCCAAGATCGGGGCGCCGGTCGACCGCGACGAGTGGTTCATGCTGCCGCAGACCGTCAACGCGTACTACAACCCGGGCACGAACGAGATCTGCTTCCCGGCGGGCATTCTCCAGAAGCCGTTCTTCTCGCCCGACGCCGACGCGGCGGAGAACTACGGCGGCATCGGCTCGGTGATCGGTCACGAGATCGGACACGGCTTCGACGACCAGGGCGCCCAGTACGACGGCCAGGGCAACCTCAACGACTGGTGGACCGAGGCCGACACCACGGCCTTCAAGGCGAAGTCCAGCGAGCTGATCAAGCAGTACGACGCGTTCTCGCCGCGCAATCTGCCCGGCGAGTTCGTCAACGGCGCACTCACCGTCGGCGAGAACATCGGCGACCTGGGCGGGCTGACCATCGGGCACACGGCCTATCTGATCGCGCTGGACGGCGCGCCGGCCCCGGAGCAGGACGGGCTCTCCGGTTCGCAGCGGCTCTTCCTCAACTGGGCCTTCTGCTGGCGCACCAAGCGCCGCAAGGAGCAGGAGCAGCAGTACCTGACCATCGACCCGCACTCGCCGCCGGAGTTCCGCGCGAACATCGTGCGCAACCTCGACGAGTTCCACGAGGCTTTCGGCACGACGGAGGGCGACGGGCTGTGGCTCGCCCCGGAGGACCGGGTGCGGATCTGGTGA